In Aquiflexum balticum DSM 16537, a single genomic region encodes these proteins:
- a CDS encoding phosphoenolpyruvate carboxylase: MSKNNYQTEVAKRFTIYNSLFLDLPFSDIHRTGTLLPILSSKCQEGFEKDKNPKEIIEGFFSELMSNNNKEERHNLLFKMVQYVERQVVLFDSIEDAAFEKIHDVKGKGSINALIARVENDRKKEALIEKLKTFSVRLTLTAHPTQFYPGNVLGIITDLETAIRDNNLGNINLLLQQLGKTAFINKEKPTPLDEAVSLIWFLTNVFYQSIPDILTKTLNALEIPLNDWDNPGLLKVGFWPGGDRDGNPFVTHDITVKVAEKLQKWIIRCYYRDVRKLRRRLTFKNVEPVMIKVENGLFNSLFEDQNYYKSKEDLLFDLLEARKGLVDFHDGLFLDQLDEFILKVKIFGFHFANMDVRQDSRKHDGLWDEIIETKLGKNELKSYHKLSDEDKTDYLLNFEKLPAVSDLKDEFHQEMLKSFDAVREVQKNNGEDGLHRYIISNCQSALHVLEVYQLAKLNLLDQDNILPLDIVPLFETIDDLAKAPEIMENLYQNEAYSAHLKNRKFKQTIMLGFSDGTKDGGYIRANWSILRAKEELTKISRKYDVSVVFFDGRGGPPARGGGNMHNFYASLGQDVENEEIQVTIQGQTISANYGKPVSCSYNLEQLLCAGIENELYPSSEKSLNKAERALIDEMAEVSYQFYKDFKSHPQFLPYLEHVTPLKYFGQVNIGSRPLKRGKDSGLKFEDLRAIPFVGSWAQMKQNIPGFFGVGAALEALQKEGKFEDAKNLYQDSLFFRSLLGNSMQSLAKSFYKSTAYLKENPQYADLWNLMFKEYQRSIKMLLEVSGMDTLLQDNPTSKESIAIREKIVLPVITIQQYAIQSMLESGKEDPVMQMLILRTMFGIINAARNAA; this comes from the coding sequence ATGTCAAAAAACAATTACCAAACGGAAGTAGCCAAAAGGTTTACAATTTACAACAGTCTTTTTTTGGATTTGCCATTTAGTGATATCCACAGAACGGGTACTTTATTACCTATCCTGTCCAGTAAATGCCAGGAAGGTTTCGAAAAAGACAAAAACCCCAAAGAAATCATTGAGGGGTTCTTTTCTGAATTGATGTCGAACAACAATAAAGAAGAACGTCATAACTTATTGTTTAAAATGGTGCAATATGTCGAAAGACAGGTTGTTCTTTTTGACTCCATTGAAGATGCAGCTTTTGAAAAAATCCATGATGTAAAAGGCAAGGGAAGTATCAATGCCCTGATTGCAAGAGTGGAAAATGACCGGAAAAAAGAAGCTTTGATAGAAAAGCTCAAGACCTTTTCTGTCCGGTTGACCCTTACCGCGCATCCCACCCAATTTTATCCGGGCAATGTTTTGGGGATTATTACAGATTTAGAGACCGCCATTAGAGACAATAACTTAGGAAACATCAACCTTCTTTTGCAGCAGTTGGGAAAAACTGCCTTTATCAACAAAGAAAAGCCTACACCTTTGGATGAAGCAGTCAGCTTGATATGGTTTTTGACCAATGTATTTTACCAAAGCATTCCTGATATCCTTACCAAAACCCTCAATGCGCTTGAAATACCGTTAAATGACTGGGACAATCCGGGTTTGTTGAAAGTTGGTTTCTGGCCAGGTGGAGACAGAGACGGCAATCCTTTTGTGACTCATGATATCACGGTAAAAGTCGCCGAAAAACTCCAAAAATGGATCATCCGCTGTTACTACAGGGATGTGAGAAAATTGAGAAGAAGGCTGACCTTCAAAAATGTGGAACCTGTAATGATAAAAGTAGAAAATGGGCTTTTCAATTCTCTTTTTGAAGATCAGAATTATTATAAAAGCAAGGAAGATTTATTGTTTGATTTGCTCGAAGCCAGAAAAGGATTGGTTGATTTTCACGACGGTCTGTTTTTGGATCAATTGGATGAATTTATCCTTAAAGTGAAGATTTTTGGTTTTCATTTTGCCAATATGGATGTGAGACAGGACAGCAGAAAGCACGATGGGCTGTGGGATGAAATCATTGAAACCAAGCTGGGTAAAAATGAACTCAAGTCATACCATAAACTTTCCGATGAAGACAAAACAGATTATTTGTTAAATTTTGAAAAACTTCCAGCAGTTTCAGATTTGAAGGACGAATTTCATCAGGAGATGCTCAAAAGTTTTGACGCAGTAAGAGAAGTTCAAAAGAATAATGGGGAAGATGGATTGCACCGGTATATTATTTCCAATTGTCAATCCGCGCTGCACGTATTGGAGGTTTATCAATTGGCGAAATTGAATTTGCTGGATCAGGATAACATTCTTCCCTTGGATATTGTACCGCTTTTTGAAACCATCGATGACTTGGCAAAAGCTCCTGAGATCATGGAGAATTTGTATCAAAATGAAGCTTACAGTGCTCACTTGAAAAACAGAAAATTTAAGCAGACGATCATGTTGGGCTTTTCAGATGGTACCAAGGATGGTGGATATATCCGTGCCAATTGGTCTATTTTGAGAGCTAAAGAAGAACTTACAAAGATTTCCAGAAAGTATGATGTCAGTGTGGTGTTTTTTGATGGCAGGGGCGGACCACCGGCAAGAGGCGGGGGAAACATGCATAATTTCTATGCCTCTCTTGGGCAAGATGTAGAAAACGAGGAAATCCAGGTGACGATCCAAGGTCAGACCATATCAGCCAATTACGGAAAACCTGTTTCTTGTAGCTATAATCTTGAACAATTACTATGCGCGGGAATAGAAAATGAGTTATATCCATCATCCGAAAAAAGTCTGAATAAAGCAGAAAGGGCTTTGATTGATGAGATGGCTGAGGTTTCTTACCAGTTTTATAAGGATTTTAAAAGCCACCCCCAGTTTTTGCCCTACTTGGAACATGTGACCCCACTGAAATACTTTGGTCAGGTGAATATAGGATCGCGACCTTTGAAGCGGGGAAAGGATTCCGGACTCAAGTTTGAGGATCTCAGGGCTATTCCTTTTGTGGGTTCATGGGCACAGATGAAGCAGAATATTCCTGGTTTCTTTGGAGTTGGCGCTGCATTGGAAGCACTCCAAAAGGAAGGTAAATTTGAAGATGCTAAAAACCTGTATCAAGATTCTTTGTTTTTCAGGTCCCTTTTGGGCAATTCCATGCAGTCTTTGGCCAAATCTTTTTACAAGTCCACGGCCTATCTGAAAGAAAATCCCCAATATGCCGACCTATGGAATTTGATGTTCAAAGAATACCAAAGGTCTATCAAAATGCTTTTGGAGGTTTCCGGTATGGATACTTTGCTTCAGGACAATCCTACTTCCAAAGAATCCATAGCCATCAGGGAGAAAATAGTTTTGCCTGTGATTACGATTCAGCAATATGCCATACAGAGTATGTTGGAATCAGGTAAGGAAGATCCTGTCATGCAGATGTTGATTCTGAGGACAATGTTCGGAATAATTAATGCGGCCAGGAATGCGGCATAA
- a CDS encoding CBS domain-containing protein has product MESNFKSAKDIMSGKLVFIEGLDTVQDAVDKMKAESVEVLIVNKRNQEDAFGIITSRDIIKKVYINDLKPEEVNIYEIMSKPVITVPASLNIRYFPRLFLRAKIQIAPVEENGEYIGIISFSDLLHHGL; this is encoded by the coding sequence ATGGAATCAAATTTCAAAAGTGCCAAAGATATCATGTCAGGTAAGTTGGTTTTTATTGAAGGATTGGATACTGTCCAAGATGCGGTTGATAAAATGAAGGCTGAAAGTGTTGAAGTTTTAATTGTAAACAAGAGAAATCAGGAGGATGCTTTTGGAATAATCACCTCAAGAGATATCATCAAAAAAGTCTATATCAATGATTTAAAACCTGAGGAAGTCAATATATACGAAATCATGTCCAAACCTGTAATTACTGTACCCGCTTCTTTAAACATCCGATATTTTCCAAGATTATTTTTGAGAGCAAAAATCCAAATAGCTCCAGTGGAAGAAAACGGTGAATACATTGGCATAATTTCATTTTCTGATTTACTTCACCATGGGCTTTAA
- a CDS encoding P-II family nitrogen regulator, with translation MKFKIVMAMVRPNITEKVVDAARKEGATGDVIISARGSGSKESKSFFGLTLQDQTEILMFLVEEHAVDAILDAIRISGELHEPGQGIAFVLNVEKVAGLESQMEKFKEQAKSKYL, from the coding sequence ATGAAATTTAAAATCGTCATGGCCATGGTAAGGCCCAACATCACCGAAAAGGTAGTAGATGCTGCCAGGAAAGAAGGCGCCACAGGAGATGTCATTATTTCGGCAAGAGGCAGTGGTTCCAAAGAGTCTAAATCTTTTTTTGGCCTGACCCTTCAAGATCAGACCGAAATTTTGATGTTCCTGGTGGAAGAACACGCTGTAGATGCTATATTGGATGCTATCAGGATATCAGGTGAACTTCACGAACCTGGACAAGGAATCGCTTTTGTTTTGAATGTAGAAAAAGTAGCTGGCTTGGAAAGTCAAATGGAAAAATTCAAGGAACAAGCGAAAAGCAAGTATTTATAA
- a CDS encoding DUF1538 domain-containing protein → MFGTTLEFYEIFLLTIRDVAPVVLLVVLFQLFVLKQNLPNLRKVVIGVLLVIIGLALFLMGLEKALFPIGQIMAEQLSEPIFISKSYENPKSWVAYYWIYIFAAMIGFATTIAEPSLIAVAIKANQASGGTISTWGLRIVVAIGVAIALTLGTIRIVTGTPLYIYIIVGYIIVMIQTIFSPKRIIALAYDSGGVTTSTVTVPLVVALGIGLSSVVPGRNPAIDGFGLIAFASLFPIITVLGYAQITEFRNKIKKEKNEI, encoded by the coding sequence ATGTTCGGCACAACCTTAGAATTTTATGAAATTTTCCTGCTTACTATTCGGGATGTTGCCCCGGTGGTTTTGTTAGTGGTATTATTTCAATTATTTGTGCTGAAACAAAATCTACCAAATTTAAGAAAAGTAGTCATAGGCGTATTATTGGTTATTATTGGGTTAGCACTTTTCCTCATGGGTCTCGAAAAAGCGCTATTCCCCATAGGTCAAATAATGGCAGAACAACTTTCTGAACCCATCTTCATATCTAAATCCTATGAAAACCCAAAAAGCTGGGTGGCATATTATTGGATTTACATTTTTGCAGCTATGATTGGATTTGCGACTACAATAGCTGAACCATCACTTATAGCTGTAGCTATCAAAGCTAATCAAGCCTCCGGCGGTACCATAAGCACATGGGGCTTAAGAATAGTGGTAGCCATTGGGGTCGCAATTGCACTTACCTTGGGTACAATCAGGATTGTAACAGGGACTCCTTTGTATATTTATATTATCGTCGGGTACATTATTGTCATGATCCAAACAATCTTTTCTCCTAAAAGAATCATTGCATTAGCCTATGATTCAGGTGGGGTTACCACTTCAACTGTAACAGTTCCTTTAGTGGTGGCTTTAGGAATCGGATTATCCAGTGTGGTGCCAGGAAGGAATCCTGCCATTGATGGATTTGGATTGATCGCATTCGCGAGTTTGTTTCCAATAATTACAGTATTGGGATATGCGCAGATAACAGAATTTAGAAACAAAATCAAAAAAGAGAAAAATGAAATTTAA
- a CDS encoding DUF1538 domain-containing protein produces the protein MDLLPILIVVSFFQLVILRQPFPQFGEIFFGSVLVLFGLMLFIEGLEMGLFPIGESMAYALARKGSLPWLLVFSFLLGFSTTVAEPALIAIAQEAARIAAEAHLIESTQSSKDSYAVGLRLTVAFSVGLSILIGVLRILKGWPIYYLIIGGYILVMIITIFAPKEIIGLAYDLGGVTTSTITVPLVTALGVGLATVIKGRNPLLDGFGLIAFASLLPMIFAMLYGMILFN, from the coding sequence ATGGATCTTTTACCGATTCTGATTGTAGTTTCTTTTTTTCAACTTGTTATTTTACGGCAGCCTTTCCCACAATTTGGTGAAATCTTTTTTGGCAGTGTATTGGTGCTATTTGGTCTCATGTTGTTTATTGAAGGACTGGAGATGGGCCTTTTTCCAATTGGGGAGAGTATGGCTTATGCGTTGGCAAGAAAAGGAAGCCTACCATGGTTACTCGTTTTCTCTTTTTTATTGGGGTTTTCCACAACAGTGGCCGAGCCAGCCCTTATCGCAATAGCCCAAGAGGCTGCAAGAATAGCTGCCGAAGCTCATCTGATTGAGTCCACCCAAAGCAGTAAGGACAGCTATGCGGTTGGATTAAGGCTGACTGTAGCTTTCAGTGTTGGATTATCAATTTTGATAGGTGTATTAAGGATATTAAAGGGATGGCCAATTTATTATTTAATCATAGGCGGTTATATCTTGGTCATGATTATCACCATTTTTGCACCAAAAGAAATTATAGGACTAGCCTACGACTTGGGAGGAGTGACGACTTCAACAATCACTGTCCCCTTGGTAACTGCTCTTGGAGTTGGTTTGGCGACTGTGATCAAAGGAAGAAATCCATTATTGGATGGGTTCGGATTAATTGCTTTTGCTTCACTCCTCCCGATGATATTTGCCATGCTGTACGGAATGATTTTATTCAACTGA
- a CDS encoding potassium channel family protein has product MFQYFKKAKNYWISDASFGSLLIMLLFTVFVLPAMIESKGDTTIFLNIMFFLLFFVGIFSATEKGFLIASISMVTMHLLLRLIRFTDNPYEFYLLERIVIILNLLLLIFINMRLLFRDEEVNKYRVAGAINVYLLVALAGAFGFEYIHLSTGQSIGGDVILTGKDEDFGNYMYFSLVSTSTVGFGELYPVGMTARMLSVFLSVTGVLFPAIVIAKLVSLGSQKK; this is encoded by the coding sequence ATGTTTCAATATTTTAAAAAGGCGAAGAATTATTGGATTTCAGACGCTTCATTTGGCAGCCTATTGATCATGCTCCTTTTTACTGTTTTTGTATTGCCTGCGATGATTGAAAGTAAAGGGGACACCACCATTTTTCTTAATATCATGTTTTTCCTACTTTTTTTTGTAGGTATTTTCTCAGCAACCGAAAAAGGTTTTTTGATTGCCAGTATCTCCATGGTAACAATGCATTTACTTTTGAGGCTGATCCGATTTACAGACAATCCCTATGAGTTTTATTTGTTGGAAAGAATTGTGATCATTTTAAACCTCCTTTTATTGATATTCATCAATATGAGGCTACTTTTCAGAGATGAAGAAGTAAATAAATACAGAGTAGCTGGTGCCATAAATGTTTACTTATTGGTTGCTCTGGCAGGGGCATTTGGATTTGAATACATTCATTTATCAACCGGGCAATCCATTGGCGGAGATGTAATCCTGACAGGGAAAGATGAGGATTTTGGGAATTATATGTATTTCAGTTTGGTAAGTACAAGCACTGTTGGTTTTGGTGAACTTTACCCGGTAGGGATGACTGCGAGAATGCTTTCGGTGTTTCTTTCGGTAACCGGTGTCCTTTTTCCTGCTATAGTAATTGCCAAATTAGTCTCACTTGGATCTCAAAAAAAATAA
- a CDS encoding OsmC family protein codes for MKRKATAVWQGTGKEGKGHLTTQTGVLDKTQYSFSSRFEDGKGTNPEELIAAAHAGCFAMKLSFNLTGAGFAPEELHVEGTITLADGAITQSKLVLTAKVKDISKEKFDELVKDAEKNCPVSKLLNTEIVVESTLN; via the coding sequence ATGAAAAGAAAAGCAACAGCCGTATGGCAAGGAACCGGAAAAGAAGGAAAAGGACATTTAACAACTCAGACAGGTGTTTTGGATAAGACCCAATATTCTTTCAGTTCGAGATTCGAGGATGGAAAAGGAACCAATCCTGAAGAACTGATTGCAGCTGCGCACGCAGGATGTTTTGCCATGAAACTCAGTTTTAATCTTACCGGCGCAGGTTTTGCACCTGAGGAATTACATGTGGAAGGAACCATTACATTAGCTGACGGAGCAATTACGCAGTCAAAACTGGTTTTGACTGCAAAGGTAAAAGACATCTCCAAAGAAAAATTTGATGAATTGGTGAAAGATGCAGAGAAAAACTGCCCTGTTTCAAAATTACTCAATACTGAAATTGTGGTTGAATCTACTTTAAACTGA
- a CDS encoding S9 family peptidase, whose amino-acid sequence MKKIYLLLVLGMFLGQGFAQEPHTKGNYELAARFSPEKLKKMIFSINVDAHWLKKTDRFWYEYETTEGKNWYIVNPVTKTKTSLFDKDKLAAEITKVVKDPFDGQHLDITNLKFLEDENTIQFKIKSSQDIVKKDWAEIKAKNASAKDSLEKKTFVFRYDIGNQQLTEVKDPEEEAKRLAWANISPDSSKVVFAKNDNLFWMDKENFLKAVKDEKDSTIVEHQLTEDGEKDYGYSSSGRGDDNVEEEKKKNDRKRAGVLWSESSQQFIISRTDSRKVKDLWVIHNTRDPRPTLETYKYAMPGEKEQPVTELFHYSFGNEKMSKLDISTFKDQSLGIWSANIPAKNRDDEFKPVKWLGDENFFYFSITSRDLKKIDICRWNIKDGKKETIIEERSNTYIDITKPEIINNGTEIIHWSERDGWGHFYLYDTKGNLKRQLTSGPFHSESISKVDEKARVLYFTANGKEKGEDPYYEHLYKVSLNGGPITLLNPGNFNHSISINDNTTYFVNNFSRVNTVPSSTLFDAMGRKVMDLETADLSSLFAAGYQFPEPFKVKADDGYTDLFGVMYKPFDFDSTKSYPIIEYVYPGPQTEAVNKSFGRSMDRIDRLAQFGFVVVTVGNRGGHPGRSKWYHNYGYGNLRDYGLADKKATIEQLADRFSFIDKSRVGIHGHSGGGFMSTAAMLVYPDFFKVAVSSAGNHENNIYNRWWSEKHHGVKEIVTPKGDTTFVYQIERNPDLAKNLKGRLLLVTGDVDNNVHPANTIRMANALIKANKRFDFIILPGQRHGFGDMTEYFFWRMGDYYVQHLLGDNTPPPVDMLEIQREKALVK is encoded by the coding sequence ATGAAAAAAATATACCTGCTATTGGTTCTGGGAATGTTTTTGGGACAAGGATTCGCCCAAGAACCGCATACTAAAGGCAATTATGAATTGGCTGCAAGATTCTCCCCTGAAAAACTGAAAAAAATGATTTTTTCCATCAATGTTGATGCCCACTGGCTGAAAAAAACAGACCGGTTTTGGTATGAATATGAAACCACAGAAGGAAAAAACTGGTACATCGTCAACCCTGTTACCAAAACCAAAACAAGTTTGTTTGATAAGGATAAATTGGCAGCTGAAATTACCAAAGTTGTCAAAGATCCCTTTGATGGACAGCACTTGGATATTACCAATCTGAAATTTTTGGAAGATGAAAACACCATTCAATTTAAGATTAAAAGCTCTCAGGATATAGTGAAAAAGGATTGGGCAGAAATCAAGGCAAAAAATGCTAGTGCCAAGGATTCTTTGGAGAAAAAAACCTTTGTATTCAGATACGATATTGGAAACCAACAATTGACAGAAGTTAAAGATCCTGAGGAGGAAGCGAAACGACTTGCCTGGGCCAATATTTCCCCTGATTCCTCCAAAGTAGTATTTGCCAAAAATGATAACCTCTTTTGGATGGATAAAGAAAACTTTCTCAAAGCAGTTAAAGATGAAAAAGACAGCACCATTGTCGAACACCAACTTACAGAAGATGGGGAAAAAGACTACGGTTACAGTAGTTCCGGTCGTGGCGACGACAATGTAGAGGAAGAGAAAAAGAAAAATGACCGAAAGCGTGCAGGCGTTCTTTGGTCTGAATCGTCGCAACAATTTATCATCAGCAGGACTGATTCAAGAAAAGTCAAAGATCTTTGGGTCATCCACAATACCCGTGACCCTAGACCAACCTTGGAAACCTACAAATACGCCATGCCCGGGGAAAAAGAACAGCCCGTTACGGAACTGTTCCACTATTCATTTGGAAATGAAAAGATGTCAAAACTGGACATTTCAACTTTCAAAGACCAATCTCTCGGAATCTGGTCTGCAAATATTCCGGCCAAAAACAGGGATGATGAATTTAAACCTGTCAAATGGTTGGGAGATGAAAACTTCTTTTATTTTTCCATCACTTCGAGAGATCTGAAGAAAATTGATATCTGTCGATGGAATATCAAGGACGGAAAAAAAGAAACAATAATAGAAGAAAGAAGCAATACTTATATCGATATCACCAAACCTGAAATTATTAACAATGGCACTGAAATCATCCATTGGTCGGAACGTGACGGATGGGGACATTTTTACCTGTATGATACCAAAGGAAACCTAAAACGTCAACTGACTTCAGGACCTTTCCATTCAGAATCCATCTCTAAAGTGGATGAAAAAGCAAGAGTGCTATACTTCACGGCGAATGGAAAGGAAAAAGGAGAAGATCCTTATTATGAGCATCTATACAAAGTGAGCCTGAACGGAGGTCCAATCACACTGCTGAATCCCGGCAACTTCAACCATAGCATTTCTATCAATGACAATACCACCTACTTTGTCAATAATTTCTCCAGGGTAAATACGGTACCCTCCTCCACCCTATTTGATGCCATGGGCAGGAAAGTAATGGACCTGGAAACCGCTGATTTATCCTCTTTGTTTGCTGCAGGTTACCAATTCCCCGAACCCTTCAAAGTCAAAGCCGATGATGGTTACACTGACTTGTTTGGTGTGATGTACAAGCCCTTTGACTTTGATTCAACAAAAAGTTATCCCATTATCGAATACGTATATCCCGGTCCACAAACCGAGGCTGTAAACAAATCCTTCGGCAGAAGCATGGACAGAATTGACCGTCTTGCACAGTTTGGTTTTGTGGTAGTGACTGTTGGTAACAGAGGCGGTCATCCCGGAAGGTCTAAGTGGTACCATAACTACGGCTATGGTAATCTCAGGGATTATGGCCTAGCTGACAAAAAAGCAACCATTGAGCAATTGGCGGACAGGTTTTCCTTTATAGACAAGTCCCGGGTCGGAATCCACGGACATTCAGGCGGAGGTTTTATGTCCACGGCGGCCATGCTGGTTTATCCCGATTTTTTCAAAGTGGCGGTATCAAGTGCGGGAAACCATGAGAATAATATTTACAACCGATGGTGGTCAGAAAAGCATCATGGAGTAAAAGAAATTGTCACTCCAAAAGGTGACACCACTTTTGTTTACCAAATTGAAAGAAATCCTGATTTGGCCAAAAACCTCAAAGGAAGACTGCTGTTGGTCACCGGTGATGTGGACAATAATGTGCATCCTGCCAACACTATCCGGATGGCCAATGCCCTGATAAAAGCCAATAAGCGTTTTGATTTTATCATCCTTCCGGGACAAAGACATGGTTTTGGGGATATGACAGAATATTTCTTTTGGAGAATGGGAGATTATTATGTGCAGCATTTGTTGGGCGATAATACCCCTCCTCCCGTGGATATGCTGGAAATCCAAAGGGAAAAAGCATTGGTTAAATAA
- a CDS encoding pyridoxamine 5'-phosphate oxidase family protein, producing MEGLKNLRSQDAIVKLRELAESIDICMFCTNLKTDDGASCRPMSTQKVCEEGNIWFFSPRDSDKNMELEWNKKVQLFYSHPGKDSFMIVNGEAEIILDKEKIEKLWSPVLITWFQGGKDDPNISILKVKPTTAYYWDTEGNKMINFLKMMASAATGKNLVEGNEGTLSI from the coding sequence ATGGAAGGTTTAAAAAATCTAAGGAGTCAAGATGCAATTGTAAAATTAAGAGAGCTTGCCGAATCGATTGATATATGTATGTTCTGTACCAATTTGAAAACCGATGATGGTGCTTCCTGCAGACCGATGAGTACCCAAAAAGTCTGTGAAGAAGGTAATATTTGGTTTTTCAGCCCCAGAGACAGCGATAAAAACATGGAGTTAGAATGGAACAAAAAAGTACAGCTTTTTTATTCGCATCCTGGAAAAGACAGTTTTATGATCGTAAATGGAGAAGCGGAAATAATTTTAGACAAGGAAAAGATCGAAAAGTTATGGTCTCCGGTTCTCATAACTTGGTTTCAAGGAGGCAAAGACGATCCCAACATTTCAATTTTAAAAGTCAAACCTACCACGGCATATTACTGGGATACTGAGGGTAATAAAATGATTAATTTTCTAAAAATGATGGCTTCTGCAGCTACAGGTAAAAACCTTGTTGAAGGAAATGAAGGCACTTTATCTATTTAA